Within Candidatus Poribacteria bacterium, the genomic segment CGCTTCAGGCGGTGTTCCCCACGCAGTGACTTCCTCGACTTCAGCGTTCGTGAAAAGCCTTAAGACCGAGATATGTTGACAACCACCCCCCGAAATCTCGCCACCAAACCCGTGAACACTCGCCCCTCTGATGTCCCCAAATTCTCCGTTGTGGAGTCGAGATGCGGCTTCTTGGACTTCGTTCATTGCGCGTTGTAGATTACCTCCGGCAAATACGACGCCGCGTTCGACACACGCATCGACCATTGCATCGGCATCTGCGAGACACGCCGCGATCGGTTTTTCTGTAGAGATCCCTTTGACTCCGGCTTCAGCGCATGCAATCACAGCATCTTTCATGTATTGGGTAGGCGTGACAACAACTGCGATGTCTGGCACAACAGCCCGCAATAAATCGGCTACATCTTGATAGAGCGCGGCAACGCCGAAGCGCGCACCAAGAACGTCTCGCCGTTCTGCATTCGCATCGACGATCGCGACAATCTCTGTATCAGGATAGGTGGCATACGCCTCTGCATAGTTCTGCCCCATCCGTCCACAACCGATAATGGCTACCCGATATTTGGTGTCCCTCATTTTCATATCTCCTGATTTTGTATGTTAGCAAGGTGGCAAAAGTGTGTCAAGAAAAAAGTGGGAAG encodes:
- a CDS encoding Gfo/Idh/MocA family oxidoreductase codes for the protein MRDTKYRVAIIGCGRMGQNYAEAYATYPDTEIVAIVDANAERRDVLGARFGVAALYQDVADLLRAVVPDIAVVVTPTQYMKDAVIACAEAGVKGISTEKPIAACLADADAMVDACVERGVVFAGGNLQRAMNEVQEAASRLHNGEFGDIRGASVHGFGGEISGGGCQHISVLRLFTNAEVEEVTAWGTPPEALSAETDEGLIINGCFRLTNGLACSVFGTPTPCRGVDVWTDECLIRWDWNPPEIFKGYDQHGNRIRFEPNYSPYPWCEFSYLTGSIRSFLSAVDGNGDPWITGADLRQALEVAIAAKLSATRNSVPVKLPLADRYLSLYPRPYRWLGGDATGRPQSLEEAKS